The Macrococcoides canis genome has a window encoding:
- a CDS encoding Fur family transcriptional regulator, translating into MKINDAIQILKDNGHKYTDKRKDMITFLYDNSKYLNAKQMQQALNDKYPGISFDTIYRNLHLFESLDIIETTELEGEKKFRLACSHHHHHHFICKQCGDTRVVEHCPIEIFKDELPDVEIESHKIELYGLCEKCK; encoded by the coding sequence ATGAAGATTAATGATGCAATTCAAATTCTGAAAGATAATGGTCATAAATATACGGACAAGAGAAAAGATATGATCACATTTCTCTATGATAATAGCAAATACTTAAACGCCAAACAGATGCAGCAGGCACTGAACGATAAGTATCCGGGTATTTCATTTGATACAATTTATCGCAATCTGCATCTTTTTGAATCGTTAGACATTATAGAAACAACTGAGCTGGAAGGAGAGAAGAAATTCAGACTCGCTTGTAGTCATCATCATCACCATCATTTTATCTGTAAACAGTGCGGAGATACACGAGTCGTGGAGCATTGTCCGATAGAAATATTTAAGGATGAACTTCCTGATGTTGAAATCGAAAGTCATAAAATAGAACTCTATGGATTATGTGAAAAATGCAAATAA